TCAAAAACCTCCATTCCTGACTCCACGGCGGTCAACAAAACCACACCGCGAACATGGCCCAGGGTCAAGGCGCTATGAACGTTCTTGGCAAAAAAGACCTTTTCTACCGCCAGGTCGGTTGGCCGGTATTCATCAATCACCTGCTTTAGGGTTTGGTGCAAATGCTCAAGCCTTAGAGAAAGAGAGGGGGAAGGGGTCAGGCGGACAAATCCCATGTGGACCTGCTTGATCCGGGCCCCGTTTTTTTCCAAAACCCCGAATCCGGTTA
The nucleotide sequence above comes from Deltaproteobacteria bacterium. Encoded proteins:
- the ruvC gene encoding crossover junction endodeoxyribonuclease RuvC → MASRQPGRTLGIDPGSQITGFGVLEKNGARIKQVHMGFVRLTPSPSLSLRLEHLHQTLKQVIDEYRPTDLAVEKVFFAKNVHSALTLGHVRGVVLLTAVESGMEVFEYSALEIKKAVTGYGRADKNQVQEMVKILLGVSSIQNKDISDALAAGICHLNWFYPVKEKE